In Festucalex cinctus isolate MCC-2025b chromosome 1, RoL_Fcin_1.0, whole genome shotgun sequence, the sequence GTTAGCACGTCTGAGCCATTTCCCATTTCGTGTTGTGGTATATGGTACATGTAGTTCTTTGTCCTGTGTAGTTTtagagtaaacttcaactgggattgGCAATAAACACCCTGAAGCCTCTTATTCTGAAAAATTGTACATTGTCTGCCAAACGTTAAATTCAATTGACAACAAAGCCAGGACtcgactggggggaaaaaagtcagGTCACTAAGTTGAGGTACCACTGCACTTTTGCTGCCTTTCCATCAGTCCCGTACCGCACTCACTCAACCACACCAGACTGCATCCGGCgcttttccattacaactggcgcacggcAGGAAGGCAGTGGCAACATTTGAACTGTCTggccaagcttgcactcccgcagTGCGCGCGGATCTGaaataacatttcacgagtggcaagtcacgccaacattgaaccatatttataatttaatatggaccaccatggatgaaatattgctatGCATGACTGGCTCGCAAAGCTATTTCTGAATGGCGAGCACTGCCACTGGAATCTCACAAGTGGATGGGAACACAGCACCAGCCAGCGTTGTGCACTCGCAATGTTTTTGAAAgctacaaacattacaaatcgatccacaagtaccttttaaattgtaaatatggttcagcgttgttgtaaaatattatatttattgtatatactgtaatgTTATGACTTTGACGAAGACCGCCAGGCGCCTCTTCCTCTCctcgcttaaaacaaggaaatgggcgttgCTTGCGGCGttgctgtcagccaatcagttgacaggtgacgtcacggccCCGCTAGTCCCCCGATGACCGGtgctgcagaaccactgccgaaagggttctaaacagtgGTTACAACAGAACCGTTCGCCCCGAAAGAGTCCCATGGAGACGCTAACATCTGGGGACAAAAAATGCCGCTTTGGTGTGGAACAggtccggtggaaaagcgccatttGTAGTAAATTTCTAACCAAATGGAATAGAGCACACCTGAAGATCTTTCGAGTAGTCTGTCTGACGCAGGGTGAATCTGTGTCCAGGTGGGGGCAGCAGTGGTAAGCAATTTGAGAAAGGGCATGACAGGAAGGAAGGCCAGTTGAAACAAGAAGAAGGCTTTTTCTCCACACTCAAGAAATTGTTTAGTTCCTCCTGACAGCCACAAACCAGGTAGGGCGAGTAAAATGCGGTTCATCTCTGGTTTGTGGCTATCGGGCGCCAGTGTCTTCTTAGCATTTCAAGCATATTCCTGTTCCCTCCTCCACCTTCCAGGTAAGAGGTCTTCCTGGAACTGAGAGGCTCAGCCACCCAGCGCAGGTACAGCCATGTCGTCAGCCTTCCCGCACGCATCCAACAAGGCAAAGGAGATCCATTTACGGCGGACTAACGCTTCGTCCATTTGAGCTCCAAAGACTATAAAAGATGGCTAATCGTAGCAGTCTCGTAAATGACGTATGAAGACATTAAAGGTTTGTCATTATACGCCCTGCTGTCATCATGCTTACATGTTGACCTACCTATGTTATTTTATAACTTTAGAAGTTTATCTGGCCTTCTGCGCAATCTTTAAATTTGTGTATATGTAATAAACATAAAACTGCATTTTTGTCCCCCAAAATCCTGTGTCAGAATATATGCACGAACAAGGCACAACTGGACACACCTTGTGCAACATAATCACTAGATTAAAATCCccaccttaatattttattcacCCACAAGGGAAATTCACCTTTTCAATATTCACACTGAAAACATGAGGCAATAGGGCGTGCTGAATTACGAAAACATTAAACATGTCCATACaagttttaaatcaaaattgaaagttaagattttgttgggataaaatgttttattattttcaagaaaaatcacTTTCAATAGAaacaagctattttttttttgacagaattttttccccccaaaaacaaagGTATTATGTACATTTTTGGGGGCTGGGCTATCCCTGTAATAACTTAAGAAAAGCAACTTTATTTAGCTCATCTAATAAGGACAAATGTTATATGAAATCTCTAAACAAAGATCAATTGTACATAAGAGAAACAAAACACTTAATGTCAGTCACATGAATTTTATTGTATTGCAAAGAGTGCAGTTTTCTTATACAATCCACTATGCAGTGATTACAGTTGTCCAGATGATAAGATGGAAATAgtacaaatgcatgcaaatgtacaaaagcattcCACTTGTTTTCCATAAGACTGTATTGTTATGTAGTTCCTGGTATCATGCTGGACTGGTGATGTGTCCTTCAACTGTCACATGACACGTCTCCAAAATATCACTTCAAAAATTAGGGTTGAGAAATATCCTTCAAAAGAGTAATATTAAAATGTTGTGAAGGAAAAAAcacaagataaaattaaaccTGTCAAGTTTCAAATTAAAATCACAAAACTGCAATTACACCATATATACACAGCAACAATAAACCACTAACCAGCATACAGTATGAATGAAGCAAAGAAACCAAGAATATTAATGTAACCGTTTTATAAATTTTTACCGAACCTGAGGCAGTTCCGACAAATACTCAAATAGGCCTTCATATACTGTGGATGTGCGATCTATAgtctatacaaaaaaaaaccccggcaGCAATCTCCTTAGTCTACACCATCATACTAAATGTGATATTACAGTATTAATATAGGCTCCTTTGGCATCTTAAAGCAATCTGTCGTAAACGTTCTGAGTCAAATTccaatgttaaaaaaagtcagttttcaTTAATGTATCGCCTTGCTGTTTAATTCCTATGTACTTCTCACTAgcacaaatgtgtttttcacacACTTGTCACAGCGATGATGCCGTGATACTTCATATAGCTGACTTTGCTCTAATAGACGTGATGCCTCATTAACATTGTGTTGTAACCTTGTGCAGAGCAGAGGTGGCATCTGTAAAGCTGATATCTACAGATTCTTAATATACATGATTAAAATCTGATTTTACTTGtgggatttatttttaatatggtcTAAAAATACATTCATCTAATAAACATCTTAATGATGGTGCtttctgcagttgcataaatggCGAGTATATGAGGAAATATGGTAGTCAACATTGAAGGCCCGCATAGGAATGATGAAAtgtaatcaaacatttttatcgCAGCAACGCAGTTTTGACTTTGCATACCGCaatatcaaaaaacaaaagattatATGTGAGAAATAAACCGCTCTGTTAGTAAAACACATCTTTCCTGAGTCAAATCAAGTCCCTGTATGACCGAAAACACTCTCTAAGAACGCTCATCTGCAACATATGCATAGTAGGTTTTACCAAGCAATTATCATTAAACATCTTTGTATCACTGTACAGCATAAACCTGTGCTTCAATCATCTGTCAAGTTATGGGAACGTGTGAGGAAAACCTGATGTGACAACATAATcacaggatggatggatggagcaaaggaggcagagaaaaaaaaagcttgatagATGGGTGAGGGGTCAAAATGGTCCTTAAGATGAACGTATTGGAATTCCGCATCAAGGTGTACTTTCTACGGCTGCACGAGGCAACTTTGAATACACTTGGACTCCAAACCTGAGAAACCTTCTCACTGCGTTCCGTCCTTCAGTGTTTTTCTCCTCGGTTCAGCCTCCCCTCCTCACATCACATACCAGGCGGCCAGGCCTGCTAAAGCGGCGAACCACGTGGCGATGAGGACCTGGCCGGTGGGGTGACGCAGGACGGCCATGGCCAGCTGGCACACGTATGCTGTCCCATCTGTTGCCGCTAAAATGAGAGGGGCAATATCAAGAAAGGTGCTTAGTAGGGCTGCAGCTACCATCTACTGTTTACAATCAAGTATTACAgattagatggataaaaatgtagGAACAATTTTACATCtatataaaaacatttgataCATAAATTAATACAAACTGTTAGTAAACCTTTAGATTTTGTCCACCCAACATTTTGACAAGTTAGATTATagttaaaagaaaagaagaagtaaaataaaaagcattACCAAAATCAAAATTTGGATCATCCTAAAATCAAACGAACAGGTATAGAAAGTTTACACATCatggttaaaatatgaaaaaaataaaaattaaagttagttttgtcccaaaaaataattaatttttagtTGAATTTGTCACATCATTAATATttcttaaataataaataaaaaaaatatactactTTTGTGTTCAATATATATGTCAAATtacaattcttaatgtaaaaaaaaggtGGGATCATTTTCTATGTCCATGCTCGAGTCCCGAGTGGGGCTACAAAAACCAAAAGCGTACCCATTTTGGTAGCATAATAGGGACATTTGCTGATGTCGCCTCCCATGTCTCCATGAATGGGCATTTCTGCTTCGGAGACCTCCTCTTCGAAAGTTTTCCCGATTTCCTCCAGCTCCTCGAAAACCTTCCAGCATAAAACATTTCAGATGATTTCCAGCAATGGGAAGTAAAAGTACTATACTTAAGTAGATTTTGCTGAGCCGTGACCATTGTTATGTTGTCTATCATCGGGTTGCAATAGCTTTGGAGATTTTGTTAGttcgtatttgttttgttttgaccttAGTTTTAGgtcttgtttttagtttttttaaaatacatatatgCAGTATTTGTTgagtataataaaaaaaaaagttcactaaGTAGTTTGTAATAAAGTAGACTATTGGAATATTCTTTTGTACTGATGTACAGCAACAGTGAAATACTTAGATTTTGAAATAGATCTCAAAAGCTTTTATGAAtcttgtagtttcagttagttttcatgtttttacaagcatttacatttttacttaaaagcatttctgtttttactttgttaatgaaaatgtttttcccgattattttctcttttttttggggggggggggggggggggggggggggtaagccATGGTCGACACCAGGCTTTATTTAAAAGTAATAATACCAGATTAAGAACCAGAAATTAGAATAGGAAATTGagattaatttcatgcaggaaAAAATCTATATTGGGAGATATAGGGTGTATATATATTGAGTATTCGTActtgtattggtctgaaaaatgtTGCAAATCCCTAGTTTATCATGCTAGTTTTTATTAACCATATATTAACAACCTTGAGCTGTCTCCATGTTGACGCAAATATGCTTAAAGCACAATTGTCGATGGTGTTTTGCATTctttgttagcatgaagctaacaGACTTTTGTAAGGCAGGTTCTGTATgtggttgtttgaaattaggtaattctgttttaataaataaaaagctgcttttttgaagaattgttcactatctgCTAGGGcaatatggtaaaaatgtcatatcacgattctttaaaaataaattcacgatctcgattttatcacgattttttttttttttttttttttttacatatttttagactaatcttcacatttctgaacatttttgtaaaattttaaacatatttaaaatgtataaaaccctaaaagaaagaaaacagacaTCTTTAGCCAACGAAGTTTTCTGAACtggtttcaattgaattcatttttttatctaaTAGTGCAATGAATATAAACATAAATGGTAATAATGAACAGTCTCGGTTACTTTAGTTACAGTGCCAACGGTGTACGAACAGCGcttaacaccacaatagaaattgaaaatgttttttcctcaaacTATTGACAAAAAGTTTGGAatgagttagcaaagtaaataaaacacagaattggaaagtagaaaacactgtttacgACAGCGTTTGCTCGTCCGCGTCTCTGCCtagtttacaaattctcgtaGGTGCGCGTGTTGCAGCGCGGGGGAGCGTCCCCTCGCCGGCCGCGGATGTAGGCCCGGTGagaatttagcattagcatgctgactagAGGAGCGGAgtaagtttgtgtgcgtgtttgtgtgagtgcgtgcatggagaaaaaaaaaaaaaaaaaaaaaaaaaagaccacacggatgcatcaagcataaaccaagcttgagcccgcataaagttgaactgtataaAATGTGCCCTACAGACGATCATGTCGATctttcagctttatgagatcaTCAACACTTAACcatctaatatcgtcatattgCCCACCCCTACTATCTGCTAAAGTTCAAAAACAAAGTATCTGTAATTGGTTCGTTTTACCTCAATGTTGAATTGAAAGGACTTGATGGCCTCTTCCACCAGCCTATCCTTGGTCTCGGCGTCCAGTTCCAACTCGTTCATGCGGCTGCGGTAAAGCTGCTTGAAGGCCTTGGCGCTGTGGATGGCGTCGAAGTGGTAGAACTCCAGGCCCTCCCCCGTGGCGGGGAGCTTCAAGGCTCTCTGCGCCACCTTCTTCAGCACCTGGCCCCCGGACAGGTCGCCCATGTAGCGGGTGTAGGCGTAGGCCACCAGCAGCGCCGGGTCCTCCCGGCCCACTTGGTGGATGCGGTCCACGTAGCGTTGGGTGGCCGGGGAGCAGCTGATCTCGCTCTGCCATTGGGGACCGTAAAAGTATTCCAGGTCGCGGGCCAGGGCCTTGTGGCGGTGCAGCTCGGACGGGAAATAAAGCGCGGCGAAGCTCGGGTGGTCCTTATTGATTTCGATTTCCTCTTCCATGGCGGTGTAGGTGTAGTAGAGAGCTACGGCGCCCAGCTGTCAGGGGAAATATCAATCATGTTTTCATCTCCATCAAGGCCACCTGTGTTGCTTTCATCTCTTCCTGACTCACCTTAAAGAGCTCTTTGCGGATTCGTCCCCTAAGGAAGTCCTTTACAAATTGTGTGTTCTCCGCCTTTTCGTGAATGTCTTTGGTACCGGCAGCCAGCATCTCTGATAAATCATCGGGCCTGGGGAGAGGAAGGGA encodes:
- the hmox2b gene encoding heme oxygenase 2 isoform X1, with protein sequence MATTTENVSNGGGPMHEEKGDDLSSQWKSVDIPASTLNKGGGVCVKASAVHYSLPLPRPDDLSEMLAAGTKDIHEKAENTQFVKDFLRGRIRKELFKLGAVALYYTYTAMEEEIEINKDHPSFAALYFPSELHRHKALARDLEYFYGPQWQSEISCSPATQRYVDRIHQVGREDPALLVAYAYTRYMGDLSGGQVLKKVAQRALKLPATGEGLEFYHFDAIHSAKAFKQLYRSRMNELELDAETKDRLVEEAIKSFQFNIEVFEELEEIGKTFEEEVSEAEMPIHGDMGGDISKCPYYATKMAATDGTAYVCQLAMAVLRHPTGQVLIATWFAALAGLAAWYVM
- the hmox2b gene encoding heme oxygenase 2 isoform X2, producing MATTTENVSNGGGPMHEEKGDDLRPDDLSEMLAAGTKDIHEKAENTQFVKDFLRGRIRKELFKLGAVALYYTYTAMEEEIEINKDHPSFAALYFPSELHRHKALARDLEYFYGPQWQSEISCSPATQRYVDRIHQVGREDPALLVAYAYTRYMGDLSGGQVLKKVAQRALKLPATGEGLEFYHFDAIHSAKAFKQLYRSRMNELELDAETKDRLVEEAIKSFQFNIEVFEELEEIGKTFEEEVSEAEMPIHGDMGGDISKCPYYATKMAATDGTAYVCQLAMAVLRHPTGQVLIATWFAALAGLAAWYVM